The following coding sequences are from one Thermoplasmatales archaeon window:
- a CDS encoding DUF655 domain-containing protein, translated as MEDFVYILDYLPSGRTGYRRAPVAYGIGEREFTLLELTPKPDVTMNIGERVYVGKELDKREKIMKVKGRVNFEDLTPTAQGELFYVLIEIVKKNEDRFVKFFNESPSITTRFHALELIPGLGKKTMLEILQERKKSPFKSFEDISARVKNLHHPDKLIAKRILEELQNPDEKYRLFTRPPVRK; from the coding sequence ATGGAAGATTTTGTTTATATTTTGGATTATTTACCATCAGGAAGAACCGGTTATAGAAGAGCGCCAGTTGCTTATGGAATAGGGGAGAGGGAATTTACATTGCTCGAGCTTACTCCAAAGCCTGATGTTACAATGAACATAGGAGAAAGAGTTTATGTTGGAAAAGAGCTAGACAAAAGAGAGAAAATAATGAAAGTAAAAGGAAGAGTAAATTTTGAGGATTTGACGCCCACCGCTCAAGGAGAGCTCTTTTATGTGCTAATTGAAATAGTTAAGAAAAATGAAGACAGGTTTGTCAAATTTTTCAATGAATCCCCTTCTATAACAACTAGGTTTCACGCTCTTGAGCTTATTCCTGGATTAGGCAAGAAAACAATGCTTGAAATTTTGCAGGAAAGAAAAAAATCTCCATTCAAAAGTTTTGAAGATATCTCAGCGAGAGTAAAAAATCTTCACCATCCAGATAAATTAATTGCTAAAAGAATTTTAGAAGAATTGCAGAACCCTGATGAAAAATATCGGTTATTTACACGCCCGCCAGTAAGAAAATGA
- the ffh gene encoding signal recognition particle protein: protein MLKNLGEALRSVFRKIANAPFIDKELIQEVVRDIQRALISGDVNVKLVLEISKRIEKRALEEKPLPGMSNRDHVLKILYEELSSILGKGRDLPLKKQKIMMVGLYGQGKTTTCGKIARYFQKRGLKVAMIAADTHRPAAYEQLKQIGEKIGVPILGNGNPINVVKKGMEAFAKYDVIIVDTAGRHALEDELIEEMKEISKVFNPDEKILVLDASIGQQAGKQAKAFNDAIGITGVILTKIDGSAKGGGALSAVAETGAPILYIGTGEQIDDFEKFDAKRFLSRLLGMGDLQTLIEKVEEVAKEKEVSEATKKIMSGKFTLLDMYEQMEIVTKMGPFQKIADLLPFGRTLKDEEMHAMQEKLKKFKVIMDSMTKKELEEPSIINSSRIKRIARGAGVEQKDVKELLRQYNISKKMMKSLSNKKMQAKLLRQLQMKM, encoded by the coding sequence ATGCTTAAAAATCTTGGGGAAGCACTGAGAAGTGTATTCAGAAAAATAGCAAATGCCCCTTTCATTGATAAAGAGTTGATTCAGGAAGTGGTAAGGGATATACAGAGAGCTCTCATTTCTGGAGATGTGAATGTAAAACTTGTTCTTGAAATTTCAAAAAGGATAGAAAAAAGAGCGCTGGAAGAAAAGCCATTGCCAGGAATGAGCAATAGAGACCATGTATTAAAAATTTTATATGAAGAGCTATCTTCAATTCTTGGAAAAGGAAGGGATTTGCCTCTTAAAAAGCAAAAAATAATGATGGTTGGTTTATATGGACAGGGTAAAACAACAACATGCGGAAAAATTGCAAGATATTTCCAGAAAAGAGGGCTTAAAGTAGCAATGATTGCTGCAGATACCCATCGTCCCGCTGCCTATGAGCAGTTAAAGCAAATTGGAGAAAAAATAGGTGTTCCTATCCTAGGAAATGGAAATCCAATAAATGTTGTTAAAAAGGGAATGGAAGCTTTTGCAAAATATGATGTTATTATAGTTGATACCGCTGGAAGACATGCGCTGGAAGATGAGTTAATTGAAGAAATGAAAGAAATATCAAAAGTTTTTAACCCAGATGAAAAAATCCTGGTTTTGGATGCCTCAATCGGCCAGCAGGCGGGCAAGCAAGCAAAGGCATTCAATGATGCAATAGGAATAACAGGGGTAATACTCACAAAAATAGATGGTTCCGCAAAGGGAGGAGGGGCTCTTTCTGCGGTTGCGGAAACGGGGGCGCCAATTCTTTATATAGGTACTGGTGAGCAGATTGATGATTTTGAGAAGTTTGATGCGAAGCGCTTCCTTTCCCGTTTGCTTGGAATGGGTGATTTGCAGACTTTAATTGAAAAAGTTGAGGAAGTAGCAAAAGAAAAAGAAGTTAGTGAGGCAACTAAAAAAATTATGAGTGGTAAGTTTACACTTCTTGATATGTACGAGCAGATGGAAATTGTCACAAAGATGGGGCCTTTCCAGAAAATTGCTGATCTTTTGCCTTTTGGAAGAACATTAAAAGATGAGGAGATGCATGCAATGCAGGAAAAGCTAAAGAAATTCAAGGTTATAATGGATTCGATGACAAAAAAAGAGCTGGAGGAGCCTTCAATAATAAATTCTTCTCGAATTAAAAGGATTGCAAGAGGTGCAGGAGTTGAGCAAAAAGATGTTAAAGAGCTTCTCCGCCAGTATAATATCTCAAAGAAGATGATGAAAAGCTTATCAAATAAGAAAATGCAGGCAAAATTGCTTCGCCAGTTACAGATGAAAATGTAA
- a CDS encoding haloacid dehalogenase: MKNLEEVTSFIEKKLSEKDDLREMCLKFCRDIIRNSRKSIKKIHSGEIEEAKKYLEEAKKILKEIKDSAKEHPDIISSGYLEGAMQELAEAEIFLSIIENKDFPFPEEINVSCSAYLMGLADAVGELKRKEFYMLKEKNVKEVEKLLHIIEEISDKIFEFDYPSGLIPIKKKQDSIRRMLDRMREDLILFNKSRELENKMEEIKEMIRKLENKEKFNLGSML; the protein is encoded by the coding sequence ATGAAAAATCTTGAAGAAGTTACAAGCTTTATAGAGAAAAAACTGAGTGAAAAGGATGATTTGAGGGAGATGTGCTTGAAGTTTTGTAGAGATATAATAAGGAATAGCAGGAAAAGCATAAAGAAGATACACAGTGGAGAAATTGAAGAGGCAAAAAAATATCTTGAGGAGGCGAAGAAGATATTGAAAGAGATAAAAGATTCTGCTAAAGAACATCCTGATATAATATCCTCCGGTTATTTAGAAGGAGCAATGCAAGAGCTTGCGGAGGCGGAAATTTTTCTTTCAATAATTGAGAACAAGGATTTTCCTTTTCCTGAAGAAATAAATGTGAGCTGCTCCGCCTATCTGATGGGGCTCGCGGATGCGGTGGGGGAGCTGAAGAGAAAGGAATTTTATATGCTGAAAGAAAAAAATGTGAAGGAGGTGGAAAAATTGCTTCATATAATCGAGGAGATAAGCGATAAAATTTTTGAGTTTGATTATCCTTCTGGATTAATCCCTATAAAAAAGAAGCAGGATTCAATAAGAAGAATGCTTGATAGGATGAGAGAAGATCTGATATTGTTTAATAAAAGCAGGGAATTGGAAAATAAGATGGAGGAAATAAAGGAAATGATAAGAAAACTTGAGAATAAAGAGAAATTTAATCTTGGTTCAATGCTCTGA
- a CDS encoding tRNA pseudouridine(54/55) synthase Pus10 yields MKEIEKEVEKLSKYGLCDSCLGRQFAKLKDGMKNYERGIKIRSQFKIEEAPPKDCWLCSGISNEIEKYAELVMKEIKKYEFDSFLIGCKIDEEILRKEKEIATPYSESIKREIDRELGKIIEKNIQKRVDFESPDIVAIIDTSFDRVKIDVKPIFIYGRYKKLIRGIPQTKWYCRKCHGIGCKYCNYKGKMYDESVEELIAHEALKEFEANDESFHGAGREDIDVLMLGNGRPFILELNKPKKRRVELKMLEKKINEHANGKVIVSDLRYASREEIEKLKSAKYEKVYRVKIKFAGNGKINEAVNALRDRKIFQHTPSRVAHRRADKIRERKIIDIKIKEMKMDEAIIEVVAEAGTYIKELITGDNGRTTPSLAELYGSKIEVEELDVIYVGDENEKVERI; encoded by the coding sequence ATGAAGGAAATTGAAAAAGAAGTTGAAAAATTGTCAAAATACGGGCTATGCGACTCCTGCCTTGGAAGGCAGTTTGCAAAATTAAAGGATGGTATGAAAAATTATGAGAGAGGGATAAAAATTCGCTCGCAATTCAAGATTGAAGAAGCACCGCCCAAAGATTGCTGGCTTTGCTCTGGAATATCAAATGAAATAGAAAAGTATGCGGAGCTTGTAATGAAAGAAATTAAAAAATATGAATTTGATAGCTTTTTAATTGGCTGCAAAATAGATGAGGAAATATTGAGGAAGGAAAAGGAAATAGCCACACCATATAGCGAGAGTATAAAAAGAGAAATAGATAGAGAATTAGGAAAAATAATTGAAAAAAATATTCAAAAGAGAGTTGATTTTGAATCGCCAGATATTGTTGCAATAATAGATACTTCTTTTGATAGAGTAAAAATAGATGTGAAGCCAATCTTTATATATGGAAGATATAAAAAACTTATAAGAGGTATTCCTCAGACAAAATGGTATTGCAGAAAATGCCATGGAATAGGATGCAAATATTGCAATTATAAGGGAAAAATGTATGATGAAAGTGTTGAAGAGTTAATTGCTCATGAAGCATTAAAGGAATTTGAAGCAAATGATGAGAGTTTTCATGGAGCGGGGAGGGAGGATATAGATGTTTTGATGCTTGGAAATGGGAGACCTTTTATACTTGAGTTAAATAAGCCAAAAAAAAGGAGGGTGGAGCTGAAAATGCTTGAGAAAAAAATAAATGAACATGCAAATGGAAAAGTAATTGTAAGCGATTTAAGGTATGCAAGCAGAGAAGAAATAGAAAAATTGAAAAGTGCTAAATATGAGAAAGTATATAGGGTAAAGATAAAATTCGCTGGAAATGGAAAAATTAATGAAGCGGTAAATGCATTAAGGGATAGAAAAATATTCCAACATACTCCTAGTAGAGTTGCTCACAGGCGGGCGGACAAAATAAGGGAAAGAAAAATAATAGATATAAAAATAAAGGAGATGAAAATGGATGAAGCAATAATTGAAGTAGTTGCAGAAGCGGGAACATATATAAAGGAGCTTATAACAGGAGATAATGGAAGGACAACTCCCTCGCTTGCGGAGCTATATGGTTCAAAAATAGAGGTTGAAGAGTTAGATGTAATATATGTAGGTGATGAAAATGAGAAGGTCGAGAGGATTTAG
- a CDS encoding RNA polymerase, producing MKVLLVSEIKETLNKIGKQRELNKEQKIALEHSEKVALISAKKGRELVEELMKIGRINEKQACKIADLLPIGKDEVVAIFAKETYMPSDEEIDKIIETVKKYK from the coding sequence ATGAAAGTTCTCCTTGTTTCTGAAATAAAAGAGACATTGAATAAGATTGGAAAGCAAAGAGAGCTTAATAAAGAACAAAAAATAGCTCTCGAACACAGCGAGAAGGTGGCATTGATAAGCGCTAAGAAAGGAAGAGAGCTAGTGGAAGAGTTGATGAAGATTGGAAGAATTAATGAAAAACAGGCGTGCAAAATAGCGGATTTATTGCCAATAGGTAAGGATGAGGTAGTTGCAATATTTGCAAAGGAAACATACATGCCTTCTGATGAAGAAATAGATAAAATTATTGAAACGGTTAAAAAATATAAATAA
- a CDS encoding 50S ribosomal protein L21e, with the protein MRRSRGFRSKTRNKLGKKFREGEMNVITRAMQKFEEGEKVAIVIDPSVHYGMPHPRFHGKTGSIAGKQGRAYILKIRDGKKIKHIIAYPEHLKRVSG; encoded by the coding sequence ATGAGAAGGTCGAGAGGATTTAGAAGCAAAACAAGAAATAAGTTAGGAAAAAAATTTAGAGAAGGAGAAATGAATGTTATAACTAGAGCGATGCAGAAATTTGAAGAAGGAGAAAAGGTTGCAATAGTAATAGACCCTTCTGTACATTATGGAATGCCCCATCCGCGTTTTCATGGAAAAACAGGAAGTATTGCAGGGAAACAAGGTAGGGCATATATACTCAAGATAAGAGACGGTAAAAAAATAAAGCATATAATTGCCTATCCAGAGCATTTGAAAAGGGTATCAGGATGA
- a CDS encoding RlmE family RNA methyltransferase, with amino-acid sequence MNWVLERKRDHYYKEAKKHGYRARSAFKLIQINNRYHILRKGSIIVDLGASPGGWSQVASKYGKVIAVDIKRMAPIEGVEFIEGDITDEKTVERIKEIVSEVDAVISDASPSLSGKYEMDQAKSVWLCESAFKIAKELLKENGNFVCKIFEGSDFREFLAEVKKCFNVVKLHRPQATRKASSEIYIVAKGYKKYEGN; translated from the coding sequence ATGAACTGGGTTTTAGAAAGAAAAAGAGATCACTACTACAAAGAAGCAAAAAAGCACGGATATAGAGCAAGGAGCGCATTCAAGCTTATTCAGATAAACAACAGATATCACATTTTAAGGAAAGGAAGCATTATAGTGGACCTTGGCGCTTCCCCGGGCGGATGGAGCCAGGTTGCTTCTAAATATGGAAAGGTTATAGCGGTTGATATAAAAAGGATGGCGCCAATTGAGGGAGTGGAATTTATTGAAGGAGATATTACAGATGAGAAAACTGTTGAAAGGATAAAGGAAATTGTGAGTGAGGTTGATGCGGTAATAAGTGATGCATCTCCTAGCCTATCTGGAAAATATGAAATGGATCAGGCAAAGAGTGTGTGGCTATGTGAAAGTGCATTTAAAATTGCAAAAGAATTGCTAAAGGAAAATGGTAACTTTGTGTGCAAAATTTTTGAAGGAAGCGATTTCAGGGAATTTTTAGCGGAGGTAAAGAAATGCTTTAATGTTGTAAAACTTCATCGCCCACAAGCAACCAGAAAAGCGAGTAGCGAAATATATATTGTTGCAAAAGGGTATAAAAAATATGAAGGAAATTGA
- a CDS encoding orotidine 5'-phosphate decarboxylase has product MAILQVALDFVDLHRAIKVTEESVKGGVDWIEIGTPLIKAEGIHVIKNFKKFGKKIIADMKTIDVGDIEAEMASKAGADVICVLGVASDETIKEVVKSARKYGIEVMVDMIGVKNLVERAKELEKMGVDYICIHTSIDEQMAGKSPFYHLEEVSKVCSLPLAVAGGINAENAGVAISKGASIIIVGGAIIKAEDAKKATEDIKRAMEGEKIKSELFKKYGKEEIREALIKVSTCNICDAMHNRGAMRDIFPLKRGYKMVGRAFTVKTIDGDWAKVVEAIDIAERGDVIVVQAGEGKQAVWGELATLSAIRKGIAGIVVDGAIRDVHEIIKLDFPAFSKKIVPEAGEPKGYGEIGCEIVCGGQIVRKGDWIVGDDNGVVVIPKEEEQEIANRAINVMERENRIREEIKRGSSLGKVLELKKWEKSAGDRI; this is encoded by the coding sequence ATGGCAATATTGCAAGTTGCTCTTGATTTTGTTGATCTGCATCGTGCAATAAAAGTTACTGAAGAGAGTGTTAAGGGAGGGGTGGACTGGATTGAAATTGGCACACCTCTGATAAAGGCGGAAGGAATACATGTAATAAAGAATTTTAAAAAGTTTGGAAAAAAAATTATTGCGGATATGAAAACAATTGATGTTGGAGATATTGAGGCGGAGATGGCATCAAAAGCGGGGGCGGATGTGATATGTGTTCTGGGTGTGGCAAGTGATGAAACAATAAAAGAGGTGGTTAAGTCTGCGAGGAAATATGGTATTGAGGTTATGGTGGATATGATTGGTGTAAAAAATTTGGTTGAGAGGGCTAAAGAGCTGGAGAAAATGGGAGTTGATTATATATGCATCCATACTTCAATTGATGAGCAGATGGCTGGAAAAAGTCCTTTTTATCATCTTGAAGAGGTTTCGAAAGTATGTAGCTTGCCTTTGGCGGTTGCGGGTGGAATAAATGCGGAAAATGCTGGGGTTGCGATAAGCAAAGGAGCGAGTATAATTATAGTTGGAGGGGCAATAATAAAGGCGGAGGATGCAAAAAAAGCGACTGAAGATATAAAGAGGGCAATGGAAGGAGAAAAAATTAAAAGCGAGCTATTCAAGAAATATGGCAAGGAGGAAATAAGAGAAGCATTGATAAAAGTATCAACTTGCAATATATGTGATGCAATGCACAACAGAGGGGCAATGAGAGATATATTTCCTCTTAAAAGAGGGTATAAGATGGTTGGAAGGGCTTTTACAGTAAAAACGATTGATGGAGATTGGGCAAAAGTAGTGGAGGCAATTGACATCGCAGAAAGAGGAGATGTAATTGTTGTGCAGGCGGGCGAGGGCAAGCAGGCGGTTTGGGGGGAGCTTGCCACTTTAAGTGCAATCAGGAAAGGAATTGCAGGAATTGTTGTTGATGGAGCAATAAGAGATGTGCATGAAATAATTAAGCTCGATTTCCCCGCATTCTCTAAAAAAATTGTTCCAGAGGCGGGTGAGCCAAAAGGATATGGAGAAATAGGATGTGAAATAGTTTGTGGTGGGCAAATAGTAAGGAAAGGAGACTGGATTGTCGGGGATGATAATGGAGTTGTTGTAATTCCAAAAGAGGAGGAGCAGGAAATTGCAAATAGGGCGATAAATGTAATGGAAAGGGAAAATAGGATAAGAGAGGAGATAAAGAGAGGAAGTAGTCTGGGAAAAGTTCTTGAATTGAAAAAATGGGAGAAGAGCGCCGGCGACCGGATTTGA
- the rsmA gene encoding ribosomal RNA small subunit methyltransferase A yields the protein MRFSQNFLIDEGVADRQVSYANLNENDVVLEIGAGNGILTKRIAKIAKVIAIEIDERFIPKLKNIKNVEIINADITELDLKDIYFNKVISNIPYHISSEITFKLLEKKFDLGILMYQKEFAERLVARDGKNYSRLSVMVYSKADVEILEFVSRKAFRPTPKVDSCIVKIVPIGKRFSIDDKIFEEVVRVLFSHRRKKIKNSLSLCGLLSKEEAEKIDVADLRVEELSPEKIAEICRIVEEKNEMEKNI from the coding sequence ATGAGGTTTAGTCAGAATTTTTTGATAGATGAGGGAGTGGCGGATAGACAGGTAAGTTATGCTAATCTTAATGAAAATGATGTTGTTCTCGAGATAGGAGCGGGAAATGGAATCTTAACTAAGAGGATTGCAAAAATTGCAAAAGTTATTGCCATTGAAATAGATGAAAGATTTATACCGAAATTGAAAAATATAAAGAATGTTGAAATAATAAATGCGGATATAACAGAGCTTGATTTAAAGGATATTTACTTCAATAAAGTAATTTCCAATATTCCATATCATATTTCTTCAGAAATAACATTTAAGCTACTTGAGAAAAAATTTGATTTAGGTATATTGATGTATCAAAAGGAATTTGCTGAAAGACTTGTTGCCAGAGATGGAAAAAATTATTCTCGCCTTTCAGTAATGGTGTATTCAAAGGCGGATGTTGAAATTCTTGAGTTTGTTTCAAGGAAAGCATTCAGACCGACTCCGAAAGTAGATTCATGTATTGTAAAAATTGTGCCAATTGGAAAAAGATTTAGCATAGATGATAAAATTTTTGAAGAAGTTGTGAGAGTTTTGTTTTCTCATAGAAGGAAAAAAATAAAAAATTCCCTCTCACTCTGCGGACTGCTCAGCAAAGAAGAAGCTGAGAAAATTGATGTAGCGGATTTGAGAGTAGAGGAGCTAAGCCCGGAAAAAATAGCGGAAATTTGCAGAATTGTTGAGGAAAAAAATGAGATGGAAAAAAATATTTGA
- a CDS encoding transcription initiation factor IIB, with translation MVKKKTEVEEIEKCPECGSTHLVQDYERGELVCQDCGLVVDDAYIDQGPEWRAFDPEQREKRARTGAPLDYTAADKGLSTVIGWKNKDSYGKSIPTRNRAQLYRLRKWQRRIRVGGSSERSLASALTELDRIATDMNLPRNVREASAMIYRRAVEKNLIRGRSIEGVTAAAIYAACRQCGVPRTLDEVAISSKVDRKEIGRTYRFLARELWLKLMPTFPQDYVERFCSELNLGEEVKTKALEILEQAEEKELTSGRGPTGVAAAAIYIASILCGERRTQREVADIAGVTEVTIRNRYKELAEELDLDVVL, from the coding sequence ATGGTAAAGAAAAAAACTGAAGTGGAGGAAATTGAAAAATGTCCTGAATGTGGTTCAACACATCTTGTTCAAGATTATGAGAGAGGAGAGCTTGTTTGCCAGGACTGCGGGCTAGTGGTAGATGATGCATATATTGATCAGGGGCCAGAGTGGAGGGCATTTGATCCAGAGCAAAGAGAAAAGAGGGCAAGAACAGGTGCACCGCTTGATTATACAGCAGCTGATAAAGGACTTAGCACAGTAATTGGATGGAAAAACAAGGATAGCTATGGAAAATCAATTCCAACAAGAAATAGAGCACAATTATATAGGCTCAGGAAATGGCAGAGGAGGATAAGAGTAGGTGGCTCCTCGGAAAGAAGCCTTGCATCAGCATTAACAGAGCTTGACAGGATAGCAACTGATATGAATCTGCCAAGAAATGTAAGAGAAGCTTCCGCAATGATATATAGAAGAGCGGTTGAAAAGAACCTTATAAGAGGGAGGAGCATTGAAGGCGTAACTGCAGCCGCAATCTATGCAGCTTGCAGGCAATGTGGGGTGCCTCGAACCCTTGATGAAGTGGCAATATCCTCAAAAGTTGATAGAAAGGAAATAGGGCGCACATATCGCTTTTTAGCTAGAGAGCTATGGCTCAAACTAATGCCTACTTTCCCGCAGGATTATGTTGAGAGATTTTGCTCCGAGCTTAACCTTGGAGAGGAAGTGAAGACAAAAGCACTTGAAATACTCGAACAAGCGGAGGAAAAGGAGCTTACTTCTGGAAGAGGACCGACTGGAGTAGCTGCAGCAGCAATTTATATTGCTTCAATACTATGTGGCGAGAGAAGAACACAGAGAGAAGTTGCGGATATTGCAGGAGTTACAGAAGTGACAATAAGAAACAGATATAAGGAGCTTGCGGAAGAGCTTGACCTTGATGTTGTCCTTTAA
- a CDS encoding UbiA family prenyltransferase, producing the protein MKKIKAIADLIRADHGLMLGIAVVVGFIISAKGFFFHEKIIFSFLTAFFLEAGTFALNDYFDYEVDKKNKRFDRPLVRGDIKPETALAIYFITSPIGILFSIFVNKTCFLIALTNLIIATFYDVKFKEIKVIGNFYIAFIMAIPFVFGALAYSEEISKIIIFFAILAFLSGLGREIMKDIMDFYGDMERRTKSFPLYIGEKNSRYLSSLLFIFSSIIAFIPFFVEIDSSYYLNPLFFLFLCFSSFLFIYSSYLLIKGKEIATPRKLTLLAIFFGLIAFLAGMLRLNMCSCPSI; encoded by the coding sequence GTGAAAAAGATAAAGGCAATTGCTGATTTAATAAGGGCGGATCATGGTTTAATGCTAGGTATTGCAGTAGTTGTTGGATTCATCATTTCCGCAAAAGGATTTTTTTTCCATGAGAAAATAATTTTTTCTTTTCTTACCGCTTTTTTTCTTGAAGCGGGAACATTTGCCCTAAATGACTATTTTGATTATGAAGTGGATAAAAAGAATAAAAGGTTTGATAGACCTCTGGTAAGAGGGGATATAAAACCGGAAACCGCCTTAGCCATATACTTTATCACCTCTCCAATTGGTATTTTATTCAGCATATTTGTAAATAAAACATGTTTTTTGATAGCATTGACAAATTTAATAATTGCAACATTCTATGATGTAAAATTTAAAGAAATAAAGGTTATCGGAAATTTTTACATCGCCTTTATAATGGCAATACCTTTTGTTTTTGGAGCCCTTGCATACTCAGAAGAGATTTCTAAAATAATAATATTTTTTGCAATTCTTGCATTTTTGTCTGGACTGGGAAGGGAAATAATGAAGGATATAATGGATTTCTATGGAGATATGGAAAGAAGGACAAAATCATTTCCCCTATATATAGGAGAAAAAAATTCCAGGTATTTATCATCTTTGCTTTTCATTTTTTCATCCATTATAGCATTTATACCATTTTTTGTGGAAATAGATTCTTCCTATTATCTCAACCCCCTATTTTTCTTATTCCTTTGCTTTTCTTCCTTCCTTTTCATCTATTCCTCTTATCTATTAATAAAGGGAAAAGAAATTGCAACCCCAAGAAAATTAACTCTTCTTGCAATTTTCTTTGGGCTAATAGCATTTCTGGCGGGGATGTTAAGGCTTAATATGTGTTCCTGTCCTTCCATTTAA
- a CDS encoding aminopeptidase P family protein, whose translation MRWKKIFELANIDALFIKNFRDENFFYFTKAEGIHENSIAIVTRDDVKIISAPLEKEGIFYHSKEELKKILKEFLDGKKVGFNGASIPYNDLIKLKKMVKAEFIDVSEQIKEVRVIKDEEEIRKIKKSCLLTLKAIEEIDFHNKKEKDVAFEIDYKINRNAKIAFPTIVAFGKNSSIPHHIPSKKLFSNPAIIDCGAKYKGYCSDITRTFYGERERKVYEIVNEALDIAIDDLREGVNARDLYKKVEKFFSKYKFKMIHGLGHSIGLEVHDGYSIGKDSNFLFKENMVFAIEPAIYTKNFGIRIEEDVLIKKNRANILSK comes from the coding sequence ATGAGATGGAAAAAAATATTTGAATTAGCGAATATTGATGCATTATTTATAAAAAATTTCAGGGACGAAAACTTTTTTTATTTTACTAAGGCGGAAGGTATACATGAAAACAGCATTGCAATTGTTACAAGAGATGATGTAAAAATTATTTCCGCTCCTCTCGAAAAAGAAGGAATTTTTTATCATAGCAAGGAAGAACTTAAAAAAATATTGAAGGAATTTTTGGATGGGAAAAAAGTAGGTTTTAATGGAGCATCTATTCCATACAATGATTTAATTAAGCTGAAGAAAATGGTAAAAGCTGAATTTATAGATGTAAGTGAGCAAATCAAGGAGGTTAGAGTTATAAAAGATGAAGAAGAAATAAGGAAAATAAAAAAATCTTGTTTGCTTACCCTTAAAGCTATTGAGGAAATTGATTTTCACAATAAAAAAGAAAAGGATGTTGCATTTGAAATAGATTACAAAATTAATAGAAATGCAAAAATTGCTTTCCCAACAATAGTTGCTTTTGGAAAAAATAGCTCTATCCCTCATCATATCCCATCTAAAAAATTATTTTCTAATCCAGCCATAATTGATTGTGGAGCAAAATATAAAGGATATTGTTCTGATATAACCAGGACATTCTATGGAGAAAGAGAGAGAAAAGTATATGAAATAGTTAATGAAGCACTAGATATTGCAATTGATGATTTGAGAGAAGGGGTAAATGCAAGAGATCTATACAAAAAAGTGGAAAAATTTTTTTCAAAATATAAATTTAAGATGATACATGGCCTGGGCCATTCAATCGGGCTGGAAGTGCATGATGGTTATTCTATAGGAAAAGATTCAAATTTTTTATTCAAAGAAAATATGGTATTTGCAATTGAACCTGCAATATATACAAAAAATTTTGGAATAAGGATAGAAGAAGATGTTTTGATAAAAAAGAATAGGGCAAATATTCTTAGCAAATAA